The nucleotide sequence gtctaagaacctaacaatttatcacaaaacgataaaattttaaacaacaaaactttaagGGATTTAATTACttcaatcaaatttttttgatatgtttttgtttattttattttgcgtcCAAACATtaagaaccatatatataaaagaacacatattaaacatttaacaaaacaattcatACTAAAaatccatttcaaaatatatttgtaaatttaagatatatcataactaataaaaataaaattaaatatatctccCGTATCGCGCGAGCCTATTTCTAGTAGCATGAATGACTTGATTAGggtaaaaaagagagaggaataAGATGTTGGTCACaactttgacaaagaaaaatacgAGGAACTTCCTCATTGTGTTGAACACCGACACACCTTGTGTGTTGCCATACTTCACAAATGTCACAACACACCAtcctctctccatcttcttcctttgctcCACACTCACACTCAATCCTCTTATCCTTCTTCTTGTTATCATCTTCATAACATTTCATCACTTCAACGTTCATCATCATTCCTACATTCCCTTCTAACACCAATCCTTTATTCCCATTCATTAACGTTGCCATTTCATCGACCCTTGTGATGATCTCCTTTTGACCGTCCGCCACAGACTCCACCACGACGTCTCTTAGTTCCCAATAGATATCTCTAAAGGCTCTCTCTGCCTCTCCATACACTTCACTCAATGTTGCATCTTTGTTCACCACTATGCATTCTTGTGGAGGCATTGTTATCTCGttgttatgatgatgatgatatttcGGCGCAATTGTGCAGAATATTCCTAATTTGTCCCCTCCATCTAAGTGTAATGTTTTCGCCGATGTATCTCTAATGTAGTGATATTCTTTGATGAAGTACTTAGCATCGAGGATTGCCCTTGAAGCCATTCCAATTTGGTTCAGTATGCCTCCAGTGGGGCTTAACACTCCCTTGTAATCCATGAGAATATGtttgtaaaagtaaaacatgTCTTTCATCACTTGACCTCTCGTGATCTTATTGTGACCGTTCGTCGTCATCTTCCCGATTGAGCTTTGATTCTGAGGTGTCACGAGTTCATTGTTACTACTTGGTAACAAATTTGATATGTCCTCCAAGCAATACTCTAGCACTTTCTTCACCGGATTTAAACTACGTCGAACCAAATAGTTCCCGACCACCTGGTTCCCGAGCGACTTCAACACGAAATCAAGCAAACCAGTGTCCCCTATGTAATTTCTAGCTGCATCCCTCACTTCTTGTCTCGATATCCATCGGTATTCAACTCTTTTCAATGACTCTATAACCACTTTGATAGCCATTTGGATCCGTTTTTGAGACCATCTGCAGTTGGTACTATCAATGGAGATGATTTGGTTTCGGGGATTATTCATGTAGTTATCTCTTGGAAGACGTGAATGGAGATGAAGCATAAACCTGAAGAGGTCACTGAGAGTGATCAATGGATCGGTGGATAAACTTTGGTACTTTGA is from Camelina sativa cultivar DH55 chromosome 20, Cs, whole genome shotgun sequence and encodes:
- the LOC104770551 gene encoding PHD finger protein MALE STERILITY 1, which gives rise to MANLIRTDHHQHLPKKRKRGESRVFRLKTFGETGHPAEMNELSFRDNLGKLLEFGHFESSGLMGSWSFQLEVNRNPNPLYVLLFVVEEPIEASLNLRCNHCQYVGWANQMICNKKYHFVIPSKETMAAFLKLEGGSYAFPEKESLLHLVELQGHVLHGFFHSNGFGHLISLNGIETGSDLTGHQVMDLWDRLCTGLKARKIGLNDASHKKGMELRLLHGVAKGEPWFGRWGYRFGTGTYGVTQKIYEKAIESVRNIPLCLLNHHLTSLNRDTPILLSKYQSLSTDPLITLSDLFRFMLHLHSRLPRDNYMNNPRNQIISIDSTNCRWSQKRIQMAIKVVIESLKRVEYRWISRQEVRDAARNYIGDTGLLDFVLKSLGNQVVGNYLVRRSLNPVKKVLEYCLEDISNLLPSSNNELVTPQNQSSIGKMTTNGHNKITRGQVMKDMFYFYKHILMDYKGVLSPTGGILNQIGMASRAILDAKYFIKEYHYIRDTSAKTLHLDGGDKLGIFCTIAPKYHHHHNNEITMPPQECIVVNKDATLSEVYGEAERAFRDIYWELRDVVVESVADGQKEIITRVDEMATLMNGNKGLVLEGNVGMMMNVEVMKCYEDDNKKKDKRIECECGAKEEDGERMVCCDICEVWQHTRCVGVQHNEEVPRIFLCQSCDQHLIPLSFLP